The Chloroflexota bacterium genome includes the window CGCGGGGTCGAGGACGCGCTGGGCTATCTGCGCGCGCACGCCGATGAGCATCTGCGCGGCCTGGATGAGTTCCTCCGGATGGAATCGGTCAGCGCGGATCCCGCCAAGAACGACGAGACCCGGCGCACGGCGCAGTGGATCGCGGACGATCTCACCCGGATCGGCTTCGAACATGCCCAGCTGAACGAGACGCGCAGCCATCCGGTGGTCACGGCCGACTGGCTGCACGCCGGCCCGGACAAGCCCACCGTCCTGGTCTATTGCCACTACGACGTCCAGCCCACTGACCCGCTCGACGAGTGGGTGCGGCCGCCGTTCGAACCTCGCTACGAGAACGACAACGTGTACGCCCGTGGCTGCGGCGACGACAAGGGGCAGCTGTACATGCACCTTTGCGCCGCCGAGGCCTGGCTCCGCGGCGTGGGCCGGCTGCCGCTCAACCTGCGGGTCATCTTCGAGGGCGACGAGGAGTACATCAGCGAGCCGGTGACCGAGTTCATCTCTGTCCACCCGGAGCTGCTGGCTGCCGACGTGTGCATCGTGTCCGACTCCGACATGCAGGACGATCACGGGACGCCCGCCATCACCTACGGCTTGCGCGGGATCGCGTACTGGGAGGTCCGGGTCCACGGCCCGTTCCAGGACGTCCACTCCGGATCGTACGGCGGCGGGGTCGAGAACCCGGCCAACGTCCTGGTCCGCATGCTGGCCTCGCTGGTCGACGGCGACGGGCGGGTCACCGTCCCCGGCTTCTACGACCGCGTTCTCGATCTGACCGATGCCGAACGTGCCGCCTACGCAGCCGTGCCGTTCGACGTGACCGAATGGCTTTCAGTGACCGGGGTATCGGAGCCCATGCTCGGCGAGCGCGGCTGGACCCTGTTCGAGCGCCTGTCCGGACGGCCCACGTTCGACATCAACGGTCTGTGGGGCGGCTACCAGGGCGAGGGCTCCAAGACGATCATCCCCGGCTGGGCAGCGGCCAAGATCAGCACGCGGCTGGTGCCCGACCAGGACCCCCGCGAGATCGAGGGCCTCATGATCGCGCACCTGGAGAGCCTCGCCCTGCCCACCGTCCGAGTGACGGTGAAGAGCCTGTCCAATGGCTGGCCGGTGCTGACTCCCATCGACCACCCCGCGGTCGGAGCGGCGGCTCGGGCTTCCGAGAAGGCGTTCGGCAAGGCCGCCGCGTTCCACCGCTCGGGTGGGAGCATTCCGTTCGTCCCGGAGCTCGACCGCCAGCTGGGAATCAAGAGCGTGATGGTCGGCTGGGCCTCTCCCAACGGCAACTTCCATGCGCCCAACGAGTGGATGCCGATGGCCAACTACCGGGGCGGGCTGGACGCGATCGTCCACCTGTGGGACGAGCTGGGCAGGCTCACCGCTGACGAGATGCGGCACTCCGGCCAGGAGACGGGTTAGCCGACGATCCGTAGGTCGCGGCTCGTCAAGTTGATGCGTTCTCCGCCGGTAGCGGTGCAGACCACGATGTCCTCGATCCGGGCGCCCCAGCGTCCTTCGACGTAGATCCCCGGCTCCACGCTGAACGCGTCGCCTTCGCGAAGGGGATCCGGGTTGGACTCGACCAGGTACGGCTCCTCGTGGGTTTCCAGACCGATGCCGTGGCCGGTCCGATGGGTGAACAGCGCCCCGTATCCGGCATCGGCAATGATCTCGCGTGCCGCCCGGTCCACGTCCCGCGCCGGGATGCCGGGCCGTACCGCCTCACAGGCGGCCGCCTGGGCCTCTTGGAGGACGGCGTACAGGTCCTGGAACTCCTCGGGCGGCAGCCCGACGAAGGCGGTGCGGGTCGTGTCACTCGCGTATCCGTTGGCCGTGCCACCGATGTCCAGGACGATCGCGTCGCCGGCCTGAATGATCCGATCGCCGGGGGTGTGGTGCGGGCTGGCGGCATTCGGGCCGGAGGCGACGATCGCCCAGTCGGCTGTGTCATGGCCCGCGTCACGCAGGAGCTGGCGGATGTGGGCGCTGACCTCGGCCTCGGTCCGCCCGCTGAGCCGTTCCGCGGTAATTGCCTCCATGGCCTGGTCAGCGGCTGCCGCCGCTGTGCGCAGGCGGTCGATCTCCTCGGGGCTTTTGGTGCGGCGCAGGGCGTTGATGGCCGGGCCTGCCTCCACGAGCTCGGATCCGTTCAGCGCGGCCTGGAGTCGAAGCACGAAACGGGCCCACATCTGGTCCTGAACGGCGACCCGGCCGACCCTTCCCAAGAGCCGGGAAACAACGGCGAACGGGTCATCGGTCTCCTCCCAGGGGACGAGCCCGACGGCATCAGCGAGCTCGCCCATTTCGTGGCGGGCGAGCGGCTCTTCCAGGTGAGGAAGAACGAGCGTGGCTCCGACCTCCGGACGCACGATGAGGCAGGTCAGCCGCTCGAGCGGCGGGGCGTTATAGCCGAGCAGGTACAGGTAGTCCGACGAGGGCGTGACCAGCAGCGCATCCAGGCCGCGCGACGTCGCTTCCGCCGCGGCAGCGTCGAGTCGCTGCCGATGGACAGTTGGCGCGAACGCGGTCACATCGCAAGCCTACTAGGGCCGAAACGAGGGTGAGCCTTCCAAGTTGCTCTGCCTCAGGGCTGCTGCCTCGCTAGAGCACGAGGTAAAGCCGCCACTCGTCCGGGACTCCCTTCAGCACGTGCGTGCCGCGATCCGCGAAGTTGATTCCCGACCCAGCTACGAGATCCTTCACCGTGCTCGACACGACGACCTCGTCGGCACCGGCAGTGGCCATGACGCGTGAGCCGATATGCACCGCCAGCCCGTCCACCCGGCCGCCGTGCCGCTCGATCTCGCCGGTATGCAGTCCTGCCCGGACTTGGAGTCCTGCCTTCCCGGCGGCATCTCGGATCGTGAGGGCGCAGCGTACCGCTCGCGCAGGGCCATCGAACACAGCGAGGAATCCATCGCCGGGGTTGTCAATCTCCTCGCCGCGCCAGTGGGCGAGTGCGCTGCGTACCTGTGCACGATGAGTCTCCAGCACCTCGCGCCAGCGGCGGTCGCCGAGGCGCACGGCCATCTCGGTGGAGGCAACCACATCGGTGAACAGGACCGTGGCCAGCACCCGGTTGGGCTCCGGTGCGGGGCGCACGCCGGTCAGGAAGCCCTCGATCTCGGCGAGAACGGCGTCGGTGTCGCCCACCCAGAAGAGGTGATCGCCACCGGCCAGCTCGACGAACGACGCCCCCGGGATCTGCGAGGCGATCCAGCGGCCCTCTTCTACCAGAGCGTCCCGATCATCGGTGCGGTGCAGCACGAGCGCGGGGACGCGGATGGCTGACAGGACGGCGCGGACGTCGATCTCGGTGTTCATGCGCAACAGCTGAGCCGCGGCGCCCGGGCTGGCTGAGCGCCGAAAGTAGGTGGCGAGCTGGCCGAGAAATGTTGGATCGTCTGCGCGGCTGGGAACAAGCGGACGGAGCATGTCCTCGGTGACCCACTCGTCCTCGACCTGGTCGATGGTCGCCTGCCGATCCGCGTCGCTCGGGGCCCACGGATAGTCATGGCTGCGGCGTCGACGAGCGAACACTCCGAATGTGATCAGGGCCCGTGTGCGGTGCGGGAAAGTGGCGGCAAACAGAAGGCTCATGCTGCCTCCCTCGGAGTGGCCGAAGATCGCAGCCTGCTGGGATCCTGTCGCATCGAGTACGGCGCGGACGTCGTCCATCCGCTCTTCGAGTGTGGGGAGGCGGTCGGTGGCGACCGGGTCAGACAGACCTGTGCCTCGCTTGTCGAAGAGGATGAGGCGGGTGAATGTTGTAAGGCGCTCGAGGAACGCGGCGAGTCCAGGGAGCTCCCAGCACTCCTCAATGTTTGAGACCCAGCCGGGGACGAAGACCAGATCGATTGGCGCATCGCCAACGAGCTGATAGGCGATGTGAAACTGCCCCGATCGTGCATATCGAGTCTGCGGTGGCATCGTCGCAACGTAGGCTAACGATTGTTGGAAGCCTGGGCGGCGACGCCCGCTCTACCCGATCCTGAGCGGCGCTTCGGTGGCCTCGCCGTCGCGGATACGCCAGGCGCGGAGCGCCTGCATCGGTACGACGTCGGGATCCAACATGCTGGCCAGCAGGTAGAACGCGTCGGGGTACATCGCCTGGCGGCGGTCGGTGGGCGATGGGACGGCCGGAGACTGGGTGTGGGAATGGAAGATGGCCACGAGGTCCTGGCCGGCATCCTCGATGCCCAGCACGATGCGGACCAGGTCGTCGGGGTGGACGGTGTAGACGAACGGTGACGCCTCGGCGTTGCGGGCAGGATGGTAGGCGGTCGCCCGCCCGTCGGCCAGGGATCCGGCCAGGATGCCGCACGCCTCGTTCGGCGCCTCGGCCGCGGCGTGGGCCAGCAGCTCGTCGGCCAGGGCGGTCGAGAGGATGAGCGCACCGTCGGTCGGCTCGCTCACCACAGGACGGAGCCCTCCATCTCGGTCTCGAGCGTGTCGAGGTCGCGATCCCACAGCCCGGCTGACAGGTACTTCGAGCCGTCGTCGGCCAGCAGCACGACGATCGACCCTCGATCCATTTCGGCTGCGACCCGGAGCGCGACGGCCAGCGCGGCCCCGGATGACAGTCCGGCGAAGATGCCTTCTTCGGCGATCAAGCGCCGCACTCCGACGACCGACTCGCGGTTGCTGACCAGGTAGCGGTCATCGAGGACCGACTGGTCCAGGACCGGGGGCACGAATCCCTCGTCCAGGGAGCGGAGTCCCTGCACCTGCTCCCCGGGGAGCGGCTCCGCGGCCACGACCCGCACGCCCGGTCGCGCCGCCTTCAGCGCGCGCCCCACCCCGGTCAGCGTCCCGCCCGTCCCCAGCCCCGCCACGAAGACATCTACTTCGGGCACGGCCGTGAGGATCTCCGGGCCGGTTTCCTCCTCGTGGGCGCGCGGGTTGGCCTGATTGCCGTACTGGAACGGCATGTAGACCGACGGATCCTCCTTGGCAAGGCCATGCGCCATCCGGATTGCGCCGTTCGATCCCTCGGCTCCTGGCGAGAACACGATCTCGGCTC containing:
- a CDS encoding Xaa-Pro peptidase family protein, which produces MTAFAPTVHRQRLDAAAAEATSRGLDALLVTPSSDYLYLLGYNAPPLERLTCLIVRPEVGATLVLPHLEEPLARHEMGELADAVGLVPWEETDDPFAVVSRLLGRVGRVAVQDQMWARFVLRLQAALNGSELVEAGPAINALRRTKSPEEIDRLRTAAAAADQAMEAITAERLSGRTEAEVSAHIRQLLRDAGHDTADWAIVASGPNAASPHHTPGDRIIQAGDAIVLDIGGTANGYASDTTRTAFVGLPPEEFQDLYAVLQEAQAAACEAVRPGIPARDVDRAAREIIADAGYGALFTHRTGHGIGLETHEEPYLVESNPDPLREGDAFSVEPGIYVEGRWGARIEDIVVCTATGGERINLTSRDLRIVG
- a CDS encoding cysteine synthase family protein, with protein sequence MILGDIVAAIGHTPMVELRRMAPHPGVRLFAKIEGANPTGSVKDRIARSMLADAVASGALQPAQTILEPSSGNTGISLAMIGSLMGHPVRIVMPDNTTPEREQLLRLFGAEIVFSPGAEGSNGAIRMAHGLAKEDPSVYMPFQYGNQANPRAHEEETGPEILTAVPEVDVFVAGLGTGGTLTGVGRALKAARPGVRVVAAEPLPGEQVQGLRSLDEGFVPPVLDQSVLDDRYLVSNRESVVGVRRLIAEEGIFAGLSSGAALAVALRVAAEMDRGSIVVLLADDGSKYLSAGLWDRDLDTLETEMEGSVLW
- a CDS encoding dipeptidase gives rise to the protein MTVTERGVEDALGYLRAHADEHLRGLDEFLRMESVSADPAKNDETRRTAQWIADDLTRIGFEHAQLNETRSHPVVTADWLHAGPDKPTVLVYCHYDVQPTDPLDEWVRPPFEPRYENDNVYARGCGDDKGQLYMHLCAAEAWLRGVGRLPLNLRVIFEGDEEYISEPVTEFISVHPELLAADVCIVSDSDMQDDHGTPAITYGLRGIAYWEVRVHGPFQDVHSGSYGGGVENPANVLVRMLASLVDGDGRVTVPGFYDRVLDLTDAERAAYAAVPFDVTEWLSVTGVSEPMLGERGWTLFERLSGRPTFDINGLWGGYQGEGSKTIIPGWAAAKISTRLVPDQDPREIEGLMIAHLESLALPTVRVTVKSLSNGWPVLTPIDHPAVGAAARASEKAFGKAAAFHRSGGSIPFVPELDRQLGIKSVMVGWASPNGNFHAPNEWMPMANYRGGLDAIVHLWDELGRLTADEMRHSGQETG
- a CDS encoding adenylate/guanylate cyclase domain-containing protein — translated: MPPQTRYARSGQFHIAYQLVGDAPIDLVFVPGWVSNIEECWELPGLAAFLERLTTFTRLILFDKRGTGLSDPVATDRLPTLEERMDDVRAVLDATGSQQAAIFGHSEGGSMSLLFAATFPHRTRALITFGVFARRRRSHDYPWAPSDADRQATIDQVEDEWVTEDMLRPLVPSRADDPTFLGQLATYFRRSASPGAAAQLLRMNTEIDVRAVLSAIRVPALVLHRTDDRDALVEEGRWIASQIPGASFVELAGGDHLFWVGDTDAVLAEIEGFLTGVRPAPEPNRVLATVLFTDVVASTEMAVRLGDRRWREVLETHRAQVRSALAHWRGEEIDNPGDGFLAVFDGPARAVRCALTIRDAAGKAGLQVRAGLHTGEIERHGGRVDGLAVHIGSRVMATAGADEVVVSSTVKDLVAGSGINFADRGTHVLKGVPDEWRLYLVL
- a CDS encoding M67 family metallopeptidase; this translates as MSEPTDGALILSTALADELLAHAAAEAPNEACGILAGSLADGRATAYHPARNAEASPFVYTVHPDDLVRIVLGIEDAGQDLVAIFHSHTQSPAVPSPTDRRQAMYPDAFYLLASMLDPDVVPMQALRAWRIRDGEATEAPLRIG